The Commensalibacter nepenthis genome has a window encoding:
- a CDS encoding energy transducer TonB, translating into MSELYHLLQMFFSALLFLLSCLGSLGQFLYPWANKTEQKLPKANIEAITRAAGNRPVNGVQLEYPKDMLDARKQGRVILFCDVEVTGKPVDCEITQTSGHKAFDVAALRYMMQALFDPAMEEGVPVREYKHRYVVDFRLGQ; encoded by the coding sequence TTGTCAGAGTTATATCATCTTCTACAAATGTTTTTTTCAGCATTATTATTTTTGTTAAGTTGTCTAGGGTCGTTGGGTCAATTCTTATATCCTTGGGCAAATAAAACGGAACAAAAATTGCCAAAAGCGAATATAGAGGCAATCACGCGTGCAGCTGGAAATCGTCCTGTTAACGGTGTCCAGCTGGAATATCCAAAGGATATGTTGGACGCTCGAAAGCAGGGAAGGGTTATATTATTTTGTGATGTAGAAGTCACAGGAAAGCCCGTCGATTGTGAGATAACGCAAACTAGTGGACATAAAGCGTTTGATGTTGCTGCTTTACGTTATATGATGCAAGCTCTGTTCGATCCAGCGATGGAAGAAGGTGTTCCTGTCAGAGAATATAAGCATCGCTATGTTGTTGATTTTAGATTAGGTCAATAA
- a CDS encoding energy transducer TonB has protein sequence MVNLNERHPVEHIAGFIGVVIFHLLVIWLLVVFLSTPKKEQAETLPVQVQVIDVASSASSSATAQPPAPEMIVPPPPEIEPPPINTEAPPQPKPPPIVKKKQVKKRPPVSPPLHSQPATQPDATSGTVAGTQGQGQSNAGVGKPDRSAGSRPLNGAQIEYPPDMEAAQKEGRVILSCDVETDGSTSNCHVISSSGGMSFTKAALKYVNSARYRPATKNGVPVKELGHRYTINFRL, from the coding sequence ATGGTCAATTTGAATGAGCGTCATCCTGTTGAGCATATTGCTGGGTTCATCGGAGTTGTTATCTTTCACCTCTTGGTAATTTGGCTTTTGGTGGTGTTTTTATCAACCCCTAAAAAGGAACAAGCGGAAACGCTTCCTGTACAGGTTCAAGTTATTGATGTTGCTTCTTCGGCTTCATCATCGGCAACGGCGCAACCGCCAGCCCCTGAAATGATTGTGCCACCGCCTCCTGAAATAGAGCCACCACCAATTAATACCGAGGCACCACCGCAACCAAAGCCTCCTCCAATAGTCAAGAAAAAGCAGGTTAAAAAACGTCCTCCTGTGTCACCACCTTTACATAGTCAGCCAGCCACACAACCTGATGCGACCTCTGGTACGGTGGCAGGCACGCAAGGTCAAGGTCAGTCAAATGCGGGTGTTGGTAAGCCCGATCGCAGTGCAGGCAGTCGCCCTTTGAACGGGGCGCAGATTGAGTACCCCCCTGATATGGAAGCTGCTCAAAAGGAAGGGCGTGTAATTTTATCTTGTGACGTAGAGACAGATGGTTCAACCAGTAATTGTCATGTAATCAGTTCCTCTGGGGGCATGTCATTTACCAAGGCTGCATTGAAATATGTCAATAGTGCGCGATATCGCCCTGCGACTAAAAATGGTGTGCCTGTCAAAGAATTAGGACACCGTTATACGATTAACTTTAGATTATAA
- the prfB gene encoding peptide chain release factor 2 (programmed frameshift), with translation MSTESEAIHQVIEQSLELLRRHLDWDVALDRLAELNHQIEDPNLWDDADNAQKIMQERTYLANQVELVRKLERDCQDNLEMIELAEVEEDQAIIDDALNNLKALEKEVKRLEIESLLSGEADRNDCYIEVNSGAGGTEAQDWAEMLLRMYTRWAEQRGYKVTFMESTQGETAGIKSATLQISGINAYGWLKSEAGVHRLVRISPFDSAKRRHTSFASVWVYPVIDDSIQIDVNESDLKVDTYRASGAGGQHINKTESAIRITHMPTGIVVACQTDRSQHRNRATAMEMLKARLYEAELKKREEAAAQTEAGKTDIGWGHQIRSYVLAPYQLVKDLRTEVEKTNPQAVLDGDLDEFMAAALALRVGATRSEASAQAS, from the exons ATGTCTACAGAGAGTGAAGCCATTCATCAAGTGATTGAGCAGTCGTTAGAGCTGCTGAGGAGGCATCTT GACTGGGATGTTGCGTTAGATCGACTTGCGGAGCTGAACCATCAGATCGAAGACCCTAATCTATGGGACGATGCGGATAATGCGCAAAAGATTATGCAAGAAAGAACCTATCTTGCTAATCAAGTTGAATTAGTACGCAAGTTAGAGCGTGATTGCCAAGATAATCTTGAGATGATTGAGTTGGCTGAGGTTGAAGAGGATCAAGCCATTATTGATGATGCTTTGAATAATTTAAAAGCATTAGAAAAAGAGGTGAAACGCCTTGAGATCGAAAGTCTGTTGTCTGGTGAAGCAGATCGTAATGATTGTTATATAGAGGTAAATTCCGGTGCCGGTGGAACCGAGGCTCAAGATTGGGCGGAAATGTTGTTGCGTATGTACACGCGTTGGGCTGAACAGCGTGGATATAAGGTAACATTTATGGAAAGCACGCAGGGGGAAACGGCTGGGATTAAATCCGCCACATTGCAAATCAGTGGGATTAATGCTTATGGTTGGTTAAAATCAGAAGCTGGGGTGCATCGTTTGGTTCGTATTTCGCCTTTTGATTCTGCGAAACGTCGTCATACATCTTTTGCGTCTGTATGGGTGTATCCTGTGATTGATGATTCGATACAAATTGATGTGAATGAATCGGATTTGAAAGTGGATACCTATCGTGCTTCTGGTGCAGGTGGGCAACATATTAACAAAACAGAGTCCGCTATTCGAATTACCCATATGCCAACAGGGATTGTTGTGGCTTGTCAAACGGATCGCTCACAACATCGTAATCGTGCGACGGCGATGGAGATGTTGAAAGCACGTCTGTACGAAGCTGAATTGAAAAAGAGAGAAGAGGCTGCTGCTCAAACAGAAGCTGGGAAAACAGATATTGGATGGGGACATCAAATTCGTTCTTATGTATTGGCGCCGTATCAATTGGTTAAAGATTTGCGTACAGAGGTTGAAAAAACAAATCCTCAAGCTGTATTAGATGGGGATCTGGATGAATTTATGGCGGCGGCTTTGGCATTACGGGTTGGGGCAACACGTTCGGAAGCTAGTGCTCAGGCATCATAA
- a CDS encoding penicillin-binding protein 1A — MSPKTPDTRDSERKNSTAISPRRRYRFWRILIGSLTGLILFVFVGGGLAVWIKYQSAVKGLPTIVGLRDYSPPVMSRIYSGDDQVVAELASERRLFVPIAAIPQKVKDAFISTEDKNFYTHGGVDPMAIGRAVLQDIFRVHGKRLVGASTITQQVARNMLLNNDRKLERKIKEAILAMRIEQSLTKDQILEIYLNEIYLGAGAYGVAAAAQIYFHKNLDQLTTAEAAYLGGLPKSPYNYDLFRKPEAAKQRRNFVLSRMAETGAITQEEKIQAQNEPISSKNISGRRGPLPGTEWYAEAVRRDLIDRYGLEKTMQGGLEVHTSLNLQDQTLATKLMRQALIKYDRNHGWRGAVTHLGEDTVADWTENLKKQKAPAGMLPNWRLAMVLNAKTGEVGWLSGAGKTHQGTILSKSLSWSKRKPLKDGDIVMVEPQSEGNQVELCQIPLIEGALVSMDVRTGRVLAMFGGWSFAESQFNRATQAMRQPGSSFKPIVYLAGMEKGILPSQIFMDSPFSVGDWHPNNYEKNFWGPTALHNGLRYSRNLVTIRLAAQIGMDAVANLSIALGEVDSMPKVLPAVLGAVETTVLRHAGVYASIAAGGVVVHPTTVDYIQDRNGKVIWRSGEFSANDVNDPNHLPTLIDNRKRVVSAQSSYQIITMMEDVMRRGTGFSASKGIDTPIAGKTGTSQNFNDAWFAGFSPDVVTIVWFGFDTPKTLGKGMAGGVLAGPVWNAYMKDVLPTYPKRDFIRPSGIVMASYSTSKGMVTDAFKTDQKPGDSINLSPGAATGTLSAADTGAENVPDSEDNMGVGYSGDYVNDNGKIKPKIAPSPSGGGEDIGMGGLY; from the coding sequence ATGTCTCCTAAAACCCCTGATACGCGTGACTCTGAACGTAAAAATTCTACTGCTATTTCGCCTCGCCGTCGATACCGGTTCTGGCGAATATTAATTGGGTCACTGACTGGATTGATTTTATTTGTATTTGTTGGTGGGGGGCTTGCCGTTTGGATAAAATATCAAAGTGCAGTCAAAGGATTGCCAACCATTGTGGGGTTGCGCGATTATTCCCCCCCTGTGATGAGCAGGATTTATTCTGGTGACGATCAGGTCGTGGCTGAATTGGCTTCTGAACGTCGGTTGTTCGTGCCAATAGCGGCTATTCCCCAAAAAGTCAAAGATGCCTTTATTTCAACTGAAGATAAAAATTTCTATACCCATGGTGGTGTCGATCCAATGGCTATTGGACGCGCTGTGTTGCAAGATATCTTTCGAGTTCATGGTAAACGTTTGGTAGGCGCATCGACCATTACGCAACAAGTGGCGCGGAATATGTTGTTAAATAACGACCGCAAGTTGGAACGCAAGATCAAAGAAGCCATTTTGGCGATGCGTATTGAACAATCTTTGACCAAGGATCAGATTCTAGAAATCTATTTGAATGAAATTTATCTTGGTGCTGGGGCTTATGGGGTGGCAGCAGCGGCACAAATCTATTTTCATAAAAATTTAGACCAATTAACCACTGCTGAGGCTGCTTATTTGGGCGGGCTTCCAAAATCGCCTTATAATTATGATTTGTTTCGCAAGCCAGAAGCTGCCAAGCAACGCCGTAATTTTGTACTTAGTCGGATGGCGGAAACAGGGGCGATTACTCAAGAAGAAAAAATTCAGGCTCAAAATGAACCGATATCTTCCAAAAATATCAGTGGTCGACGTGGTCCATTACCTGGAACAGAATGGTATGCCGAGGCTGTACGTCGTGATTTGATTGATCGGTATGGTCTTGAGAAAACCATGCAAGGTGGATTGGAAGTTCATACCAGCCTTAATTTACAAGATCAGACTTTGGCAACAAAGTTAATGCGTCAAGCCTTGATAAAATATGATCGTAATCATGGTTGGCGTGGTGCGGTGACACATCTTGGCGAGGATACTGTTGCTGATTGGACAGAGAATTTAAAGAAACAAAAAGCCCCCGCGGGTATGTTGCCAAATTGGCGTTTGGCAATGGTATTAAATGCAAAAACTGGCGAAGTGGGCTGGTTGTCTGGCGCAGGAAAAACTCATCAAGGAACGATCTTATCCAAAAGCTTATCTTGGTCAAAACGGAAACCATTGAAAGATGGTGATATTGTCATGGTTGAACCTCAGTCAGAGGGTAATCAAGTGGAGCTGTGTCAGATTCCTTTGATCGAAGGGGCATTGGTCTCGATGGATGTTCGGACTGGGCGTGTTTTGGCAATGTTTGGTGGATGGTCTTTTGCTGAATCTCAATTTAACAGAGCAACACAGGCTATGCGTCAACCCGGATCATCTTTTAAACCGATTGTTTATTTAGCGGGGATGGAAAAAGGGATTTTACCTTCACAGATTTTTATGGATTCTCCATTCTCAGTGGGGGATTGGCATCCAAACAATTATGAAAAGAATTTTTGGGGACCAACGGCGCTACATAACGGGTTAAGATATTCACGGAACTTGGTTACTATTCGTTTGGCGGCACAAATTGGTATGGATGCTGTTGCGAATCTGTCTATTGCATTGGGTGAAGTGGATTCAATGCCAAAAGTATTACCAGCAGTTTTGGGCGCTGTGGAAACGACTGTTTTGCGTCATGCGGGGGTTTATGCCAGTATTGCTGCGGGTGGGGTGGTCGTTCATCCGACAACTGTTGATTATATTCAAGATCGCAATGGTAAAGTGATTTGGCGTTCAGGTGAGTTCTCAGCTAATGACGTGAATGATCCTAATCATTTACCTACGCTTATTGATAATCGTAAACGCGTTGTATCAGCGCAAAGCTCTTACCAAATTATCACGATGATGGAAGATGTTATGCGTCGTGGAACGGGTTTTTCTGCAAGCAAAGGGATCGATACACCAATTGCTGGGAAAACAGGAACATCTCAGAATTTTAACGATGCTTGGTTTGCAGGATTTTCGCCTGATGTGGTGACCATTGTGTGGTTTGGATTTGATACGCCTAAAACGCTTGGAAAAGGAATGGCGGGTGGCGTGTTGGCAGGTCCAGTCTGGAATGCTTATATGAAAGATGTCTTGCCTACCTATCCAAAGAGAGATTTTATCAGACCTTCTGGCATTGTTATGGCAAGTTATAGCACCAGTAAGGGGATGGTTACCGATGCGTTTAAAACAGATCAAAAACCAGGGGATAGCATTAATTTAAGTCCAGGAGCTGCGACAGGTACATTAAGTGCTGCAGATACGGGGGCTGAGAATGTTCCAGATTCCGAAGATAATATGGGGGTTGGATATTCAGGCGATTACGTAAACGATAATGGTAAGATCAAGCCAAAAATAGCCCCATCACCATCTGGGGGTGGGGAGGATATTGGAATGGGTGGTTTGTATTAG
- a CDS encoding aldo/keto reductase, translating into MGLDVNAANAGTYKIGGDIAVNRMGFGAMRIVGQGVWGEPEDRNQAIATLQRAVELGVNFIDTADSYGPFISEDLIREALYPYPPELLIGTKGGHTRHGPDIWRPIGNPEYLRQCVLMSLRRLKLDQIRFWQLHRVAEDTSPEVQFEVIAKMQQEGLIGHVGLSAVGVSMIKKAQEFFNVVSVQNKYNLINRESEHVLQYCAAHDIAFIPYAPLDQKEFEEGIVLKEIMMNKQATARQIALAWLLRRAEQIIPIPGTGKVNHLEENVAAVNIHLSDVEFARLDQEGAEMWEKRKDSVKLYLREE; encoded by the coding sequence ATGGGCTTAGATGTAAATGCAGCCAATGCGGGCACATATAAAATTGGTGGGGATATCGCCGTTAATCGTATGGGCTTTGGTGCAATGCGTATTGTTGGGCAGGGCGTGTGGGGGGAACCTGAAGACCGCAACCAAGCCATTGCAACGTTACAACGTGCGGTGGAATTGGGGGTCAATTTTATTGATACAGCGGACAGTTATGGTCCATTTATCAGCGAAGATTTAATTCGTGAAGCTTTGTATCCTTATCCACCAGAATTATTAATCGGAACCAAAGGCGGACATACGCGTCATGGTCCTGATATTTGGCGTCCGATTGGTAATCCTGAGTATTTGCGTCAATGTGTATTGATGAGTTTACGTCGCCTAAAGCTGGATCAGATTCGTTTTTGGCAATTACATCGCGTGGCAGAAGATACATCACCAGAAGTGCAATTTGAAGTGATTGCCAAAATGCAGCAAGAAGGATTGATTGGTCATGTTGGGTTGTCTGCGGTGGGGGTCAGCATGATTAAAAAAGCGCAAGAATTTTTCAATGTTGTTTCGGTTCAAAATAAATATAATCTGATTAATCGTGAATCAGAGCATGTTTTACAATATTGCGCGGCACATGATATTGCTTTTATCCCTTATGCCCCTTTGGATCAAAAAGAATTTGAAGAGGGGATTGTCTTAAAAGAAATCATGATGAATAAGCAAGCGACTGCTCGTCAAATTGCGTTGGCATGGTTGTTAAGACGTGCCGAGCAGATTATTCCTATTCCTGGAACGGGTAAAGTCAATCATTTAGAAGAAAATGTGGCGGCGGTGAATATTCATCTGTCAGATGTCGAATTTGCACGCCTAGATCAAGAAGGTGCAGAAATGTGGGAAAAACGTAAAGATTCTGTTAAATTATATTTGAGAGAAGAGTAA
- a CDS encoding TerC family protein, producing the protein MELLLDPSAWMGLITLIVLEIVLGIDNLVFVAIVADKLPFNQRDKARIIGLVLAMVTRLGLLSIVSWIVTLTKPLVSYGGFSLSVRDLILIIGGVFLLFKATMELHERLEGHEHQDNQGKGNAKFWVVIVQIIILDAVFSLDSVITAVGMVDELAIMMAAVIISMIVMIYASKSLTKFVIEHPTVVVLCLSFLMMIGVSLVADGVGFHIPKGYIYAAISFSLLIEFFNQVARRNFLKNQSKIPFRDRTAEKILGLLGGNAPRQAAGNTENMLQESFAEEERYMINGVLTLASRSLRSIMTPRIEVSWIDCEDSLEEIKVQIMATPHNIFPVCQGELDKIIGVVRAKDLLMVINENGNVAEFAEQYPPIIVPDMIDVINLLPTLKKAKGRLVIITNEFDTVQGIATPVDVLEAIAGEFPDEDETSKIIKDGDGWLVKGSTDIHSVMMTLNCGAFFDHDEEYVSLAGFLFAHHKRILNVGEVIEIQQLRFKVLEVKDYRIELVRITKITDVNEQ; encoded by the coding sequence ATGGAACTCTTATTGGATCCTTCGGCGTGGATGGGACTAATAACCTTAATTGTTTTGGAAATTGTCCTTGGGATCGATAATCTCGTTTTTGTAGCGATTGTTGCTGATAAACTCCCTTTTAACCAACGCGATAAAGCCAGAATTATTGGGCTGGTTTTGGCGATGGTGACGCGTCTGGGGTTATTATCCATTGTGTCGTGGATTGTAACATTGACCAAACCGTTGGTCAGTTATGGAGGCTTCAGCCTTTCAGTCAGAGATTTGATTTTGATTATTGGTGGTGTGTTCTTGTTATTCAAAGCCACGATGGAGCTGCATGAACGATTAGAAGGGCATGAGCATCAAGATAATCAAGGTAAAGGCAACGCCAAATTTTGGGTGGTAATTGTTCAGATTATTATATTGGACGCTGTTTTTTCTTTGGATTCCGTTATCACCGCTGTTGGAATGGTCGACGAGCTGGCGATTATGATGGCGGCGGTCATTATTTCAATGATAGTGATGATTTATGCCTCGAAATCGTTAACAAAATTTGTCATTGAGCATCCTACGGTGGTTGTGTTGTGCCTCAGCTTTTTAATGATGATTGGTGTCAGTCTGGTTGCTGATGGCGTAGGGTTCCATATTCCCAAAGGATATATTTATGCTGCAATCAGCTTTTCCTTGCTTATTGAATTCTTTAACCAAGTGGCGCGACGGAATTTCCTTAAAAATCAATCCAAAATACCTTTTCGAGATCGAACTGCTGAAAAAATTTTGGGATTGCTTGGCGGAAATGCGCCTAGGCAAGCTGCGGGTAATACTGAAAATATGTTGCAGGAAAGTTTTGCCGAAGAAGAACGCTATATGATTAATGGGGTCTTGACATTGGCATCGCGCTCATTGCGCAGTATTATGACCCCACGTATAGAAGTATCTTGGATTGATTGTGAAGATTCTTTGGAGGAAATCAAAGTGCAGATTATGGCGACACCGCATAATATTTTCCCTGTTTGTCAAGGGGAATTGGATAAAATTATCGGCGTTGTCAGAGCCAAAGATTTGTTGATGGTTATTAATGAGAATGGGAATGTGGCGGAATTTGCTGAACAATATCCTCCGATTATTGTGCCTGATATGATTGATGTGATTAACTTATTACCGACCTTAAAGAAAGCCAAAGGGCGCTTGGTGATTATTACCAATGAATTCGATACTGTTCAAGGAATAGCAACCCCTGTGGATGTGTTGGAGGCAATCGCTGGGGAGTTTCCTGATGAAGACGAAACGTCAAAAATTATCAAAGATGGCGATGGATGGCTTGTCAAAGGGTCAACAGACATCCATTCTGTAATGATGACTTTGAATTGTGGTGCTTTTTTTGATCATGATGAAGAATATGTTTCTTTGGCAGGATTTTTGTTTGCGCATCACAAACGAATATTAAATGTTGGTGAAGTTATTGAAATTCAACAATTACGATTTAAAGTTTTAGAGGTCAAAGATTATCGTATTGAATTAGTCAGAATTACAAAAATAACAGACGTAAACGAACAATAG
- the rdgB gene encoding RdgB/HAM1 family non-canonical purine NTP pyrophosphatase yields MTTYRKLNHNSELVVATYNTGKAKEISSLLAPFKIKTYSARELNLPEPEENGSSFQENARIKALAAAQESKLPSLADDSGFCINALNGDPGIYSARWAGPKKDYVMAMRTMYEKLQFFSDRSCYFISVLCLAYPDGYTCEFEGKIEGEFIWPARGQNGHGYDPIFQPKEFSVTFAEMSEAEKNKISHRGLAFQQFIKNCF; encoded by the coding sequence ATGACGACTTATCGCAAACTTAACCATAACTCTGAATTGGTTGTCGCCACATATAATACTGGCAAAGCAAAGGAAATAAGCAGTTTACTGGCTCCATTTAAAATAAAAACCTATTCTGCGAGGGAATTAAATTTACCAGAACCAGAAGAAAATGGTTCCAGCTTTCAAGAAAATGCACGCATCAAAGCCTTGGCTGCGGCTCAAGAATCAAAATTACCCAGCCTTGCTGATGATTCTGGTTTTTGCATCAATGCGCTAAATGGGGACCCTGGGATTTATTCTGCACGTTGGGCAGGTCCAAAAAAAGATTATGTTATGGCGATGCGCACCATGTATGAAAAATTACAATTTTTCTCTGATCGTTCTTGTTACTTTATTTCTGTGCTGTGCTTGGCTTATCCTGATGGATATACATGCGAATTTGAAGGGAAAATTGAAGGCGAATTTATTTGGCCAGCCAGAGGTCAAAATGGACATGGCTATGACCCAATTTTTCAACCCAAAGAGTTCTCTGTCACTTTTGCAGAAATGAGCGAGGCTGAAAAAAATAAAATCAGCCATCGAGGGTTGGCTTTTCAACAATTTATAAAAAATTGTTTCTAA
- a CDS encoding MMPL family transporter, with translation MMSTFIGRVVAFCSRHTWFVILFYIVIAIASSWVAYKNLEITTDTSKMFSSSMDWKKRSDQMSKDFPQREYLLVALFESKIPEEGELSAQALVNKLKNDKKHFYFVESLQNDPFLVRNGLLFLPTPLLDKTLNNIIQAQPFLSSLSADPSMRGLFDTLGMVTLGVKEKQIDLSKFNDALNGFANVLTQNAEGKIQPFSWEKSLSGDLSDLGGKYQLVIAKPKMDLNSIRPSGVPSDLLRETMNNLPYVKSGAVKVYMTGDAQINDEEFSTVLHGMIVGLFVSFVLVAGWLFMAVRTWRLILPILLLLFIGLVLTTGFATLAVGTLNLISISFAILFVSIAVDFGIQFCVRFRGQDLISTKKKEDLPYALSHTGYEAGHQIFTAAVAAAAGFLAFTPTNFIGVKQLGLIAGGGMLIAFVCTVTFLPALLVIFRPNIVQKEAGFPWLKSVDKKMRQHRFMIISFYAVLGAIGIFLLADHKVIFDADPFHTKDPHSEGMVALKKMMGDPNTSPYTADIIVDTPQQAEEMAKKFKKLPAVKNVVWLNSFIPEKQQEKMLMLNDAASILLPTLSLQHQKDKPTAQELRQSVEKMVQGLDSIQNLVSADSPLRRMQVALQKIEKMPDDKLIAINDNLVKFLPYQLERLKMILTPTITTTQDIPAELAEQYRTKDGRLRVEVYPKGVDLTTDQIIDFVKQVRTVAPDAAGTVVDIVESANTVVHSFIIAAIMAIVVLAIILFIALRRVLDMVLVMIPLILSALMTIIVIVVIGQSLNFANIITLPLFLGVGVSFNIYFVMNWREGLKEPLSSPTARAVLFSALTTGTAFGALAASAHPGTSSMGVLLLISLGCTLLVTLGLVPALLPKRDIDER, from the coding sequence ATGATGTCCACATTTATTGGGCGTGTGGTGGCGTTTTGTTCTCGCCATACTTGGTTTGTGATTTTATTTTATATTGTAATTGCAATAGCCTCGTCTTGGGTCGCTTATAAAAATCTAGAGATCACAACAGATACAAGTAAGATGTTTTCATCAAGTATGGATTGGAAAAAACGTTCCGATCAGATGAGCAAAGACTTTCCACAACGAGAATATTTGTTGGTGGCATTATTTGAATCAAAGATTCCTGAAGAGGGAGAATTGAGTGCACAGGCATTGGTAAATAAATTAAAGAACGATAAAAAACATTTTTATTTTGTTGAATCTTTGCAAAATGATCCATTTCTTGTCAGGAATGGGTTGCTCTTTTTGCCAACTCCTTTACTGGATAAAACCTTAAATAATATCATTCAAGCACAACCTTTTTTAAGCAGCTTATCCGCCGATCCTTCGATGCGGGGATTGTTTGATACGTTGGGAATGGTGACGTTGGGGGTCAAAGAAAAACAGATTGATCTATCTAAATTTAATGATGCGCTGAATGGCTTTGCGAATGTTCTAACCCAAAATGCCGAAGGGAAAATCCAACCTTTCTCTTGGGAAAAAAGTCTGTCTGGGGATTTATCAGACCTTGGGGGGAAATATCAGCTTGTTATTGCAAAACCAAAGATGGATTTGAATTCAATTCGTCCTTCAGGTGTGCCTTCTGATTTATTACGCGAAACCATGAATAACTTGCCTTATGTTAAAAGTGGTGCGGTCAAAGTCTATATGACTGGTGATGCTCAAATTAACGACGAGGAATTCTCGACCGTTTTGCATGGGATGATTGTTGGTTTATTTGTTTCATTTGTGTTGGTTGCGGGTTGGCTATTTATGGCGGTTCGCACTTGGCGTTTAATTTTACCTATTTTATTATTGCTCTTTATCGGATTGGTGTTAACAACGGGTTTTGCGACATTAGCAGTCGGGACATTAAATCTGATTTCGATTTCTTTTGCGATTTTATTCGTCAGTATTGCTGTTGATTTTGGCATACAATTTTGTGTGCGTTTTAGAGGACAGGATTTAATCAGCACCAAGAAAAAAGAAGATTTACCCTATGCGTTGTCTCATACAGGCTATGAGGCAGGACATCAAATCTTTACCGCAGCAGTGGCAGCAGCAGCTGGATTTTTAGCATTTACCCCAACGAATTTTATTGGTGTTAAGCAATTAGGTTTGATTGCTGGTGGGGGTATGTTAATTGCATTTGTTTGTACAGTTACATTTTTACCCGCTTTACTGGTGATTTTCCGTCCGAATATTGTTCAAAAAGAAGCTGGTTTCCCTTGGTTAAAATCTGTTGATAAAAAAATGCGTCAGCATCGTTTTATGATAATCAGCTTTTATGCGGTGCTGGGGGCGATTGGTATTTTCTTGCTTGCAGATCATAAAGTTATTTTTGATGCTGATCCATTTCATACCAAAGATCCTCATTCTGAAGGGATGGTAGCATTGAAAAAAATGATGGGGGATCCCAATACCTCACCTTATACTGCTGATATTATAGTTGATACCCCTCAGCAAGCCGAAGAAATGGCCAAGAAATTTAAAAAACTGCCTGCGGTGAAAAATGTTGTTTGGTTGAACTCTTTTATTCCAGAAAAACAACAAGAAAAAATGTTAATGCTGAATGATGCGGCTTCTATTTTGTTGCCCACATTGTCTTTGCAACATCAAAAGGATAAACCCACAGCCCAAGAATTGCGGCAGTCTGTAGAGAAAATGGTGCAAGGTCTTGATTCAATTCAAAACCTAGTGTCTGCTGATAGTCCTTTGCGTCGTATGCAAGTTGCTTTGCAAAAAATTGAGAAAATGCCTGATGATAAACTGATTGCAATTAATGATAATTTGGTTAAATTCTTGCCTTATCAGCTAGAGCGACTGAAAATGATTTTGACACCAACCATCACCACAACGCAAGATATTCCAGCAGAACTTGCTGAGCAATATCGCACAAAAGATGGACGGCTAAGGGTGGAGGTTTACCCAAAAGGAGTTGATTTAACGACCGATCAAATCATTGATTTTGTAAAACAAGTTCGCACTGTGGCACCTGATGCAGCGGGAACGGTTGTTGATATTGTCGAAAGTGCCAATACAGTCGTTCATTCTTTTATTATTGCTGCAATCATGGCGATAGTTGTGTTGGCGATTATCTTATTCATTGCATTACGACGTGTGTTGGATATGGTTCTGGTCATGATCCCGTTGATTTTATCGGCATTAATGACAATTATTGTGATTGTTGTGATTGGGCAATCGTTGAATTTTGCGAATATCATTACATTGCCACTCTTTTTAGGAGTTGGCGTTTCGTTTAATATTTATTTTGTGATGAATTGGAGAGAGGGGTTAAAAGAACCGTTATCTTCTCCCACAGCCAGAGCGGTTTTATTCTCTGCATTGACAACAGGAACGGCGTTTGGTGCTTTGGCAGCCTCTGCGCATCCTGGAACGTCAAGTATGGGGGTATTATTGTTGATTTCATTGGGATGTACTTTGCTTGTAACGTTGGGACTGGTTCCCGCTTTATTACCTAAACGTGATATTGATGAGCGATAA
- a CDS encoding AAA family ATPase — protein MRLIKARVQNYRSIIDSGEFKIDTNKTILVGINESGKSAILEALHLLNPVLSQI, from the coding sequence ATGCGATTAATCAAAGCAAGAGTGCAAAATTATCGAAGCATCATCGACAGTGGCGAATTCAAGATTGATACAAACAAAACAATTTTGGTAGGTATTAATGAATCTGGCAAAAGCGCAATTTTAGAAGCATTACATCTCTTAAACCCAGTCTTGTCGCAAATTTAA